The Punica granatum isolate Tunisia-2019 chromosome 4, ASM765513v2, whole genome shotgun sequence genome has a window encoding:
- the LOC116203056 gene encoding transcription factor bHLH30-like produces the protein MALPAYDTSFSFGADCFNLFNPLSRSFPGFSGLSCSGSAVPQSLVLGNEEGKLVKASASIAKKAASPEKALAALKSHSEAERRRRERINSHLATLRGLVPCTEKMDKATLLAEVINQVKKLKSNAIKATEGLLIPMDADEVNVELCKDETGDGSFSLRASICCEYRPTLLSEIRKAFEALPLKPVKAEISAVGSRLKNIFIFTSQRCTGDGDLEEGQHHIESVRYALNLILEKAPDSSEYCPRSTPPSKRRRVFSTDSLSSSP, from the exons ATGGCCCTACCCGCTTATGACACGAGCTTCTCATTCGGGGCGGATTGTTTTAACCTGTTCAATCCGCTTTCACGCAGTTTCCCAGGATTCAGTGGTCTTTCATGCAGCGGGTCAGCAGTGCCACAGTCACTAGTACTGGGCAATGAGGAAGGCAAGCTTGTCAAGGCCTCAGCATCCATCGCCAAGAAGGCTGCATCGCCTGAGAAAGCTCTGGCGGCCTTGAAGAGCCACAGCGAGGCCGAGCGccggaggagagagaggattAACTCTCACTTGGCCACACTCCGCGGCCTTGTGCCGTGCACTGAGAAG ATGGATAAGGCCACATTGCTTGCCGAGGTGATCAACCAAGTGAAGAAGTTGAAGAGTAATGCCATCAAAGCTACTGAAGGCCTTCTTATACCAATGGATGCCGATGAAGTAAACGTTGAGCTTTGCAAAGACGAAACCGGAGATGGCAGCTTCTCTCTTAGGGCATCAATATGTTGTGAGTACCGGCCGACCTTGCTATCTGAAATCAGAAAGGCATTTGAGGCGCTGCCCTTGAAGCCTGTGAAGGCCGAAATATCGGCTGTTGGTAGTCGACTGAAGAACATATTCATCTTCACAAGTCAGCGCTGTACTGGAGATGGAGACCTTGAAGAAGGCCAACATCATATAGAGTCCGTTCGCTACGCTCTGAATTTGATCCTCGAGAAGGCTCCTGACTCGTCGGAATATTGCCCGCGAAGTACACCACCTAGCAAGAGACGAAGGGTTTTCTCTACTGATTCATTGAGCTCTTCTCCCTAG